A window of Ranitomeya variabilis isolate aRanVar5 chromosome 2, aRanVar5.hap1, whole genome shotgun sequence contains these coding sequences:
- the ACP2 gene encoding lysosomal acid phosphatase isoform X3, producing MVANKTGLSDCSLESVWTVSDVLFCESRHNLSLPSWATRDVLERLRDLKDFSFRFLFGIIEQEQKARLQGGVLVDQILKNLTAAAHSNSAGLKLIAYSTHDTTLGALQMALDVYNGKQAPYASCHIFELHEESSGNFTVEMYFRNDSSRPPFSVTLPGCAHSCPLEKFQSLLDRAIAKDWEKECQLSGPDNDKEVIVGLVAIGCILFLLIILLLTVLFRQKSPTSGYQHVSSLGEDQS from the exons ATGGTCGCCAATAAGACCGGACTGTCGGACTGCTCCCTAGAGTCTGTATGGACGGTCTCGGACGTCTTGTTCTGCGAG TCGAGACACAACCTGAGCCTCCCGTCCTGGGCGACAAGAGACGTCCTGGAGCGACTGCGCGACTTGAAGGATTTCAGCTTCAGGTTCCTCTTTGGGATCATCGAGCAGGAGCAGAAGGCACGGCTGCAGGGAG GTGTATTGGTGGATCAGATCCTGAAGAATCTAACAGCGGCTGCACACAGCAACTCTGCGGGCCTGAAACTGATCGCGTACTCAACG CACGACACCACGCTGGGCGCCCTGCAAATGGCGCTGGACGTCTACAATGGAAAACAGGCCCCGTACGCGTCCTGCCATATATTCGAGCTGCACGAAGAGTCTTCTGG aaacttcacGGTGGAGATGTACTTCAGGAACGACAGCTCGCGGCCGCCCTTCTCCGTGACGTTACCGGGCTGCGCGCACAGCTGCCCCCTAGAAAAGTTTCAGAGCTTACTGGATCGAGCCATCGCTAAAGACTGGGAGAAAGAGTGTCAGCTCTCTGGCCCAGACAATGACAAAG AAGTCATCGTGGGTCTGGTCGCCATCGGCTGCATActcttcctcctcatcatcctgcTGCTCACGGTGCTTTTCCGGCAGAAGTCTCCAACCAGCGGCTACCAGCACGTCTCCAGCCTCGGCGAGGATCAGAGCTGA